Within Egibacteraceae bacterium, the genomic segment CCATGGGCGGTGAGGACGCCGACGCCCCCCAGGTCGCCCTCGACATGGTGTTCCTGCCCGACGCCGACGTCGACGCCGCGGGCGTGCCGTTCAGCGCCTCGCCCGAGCCGACGAACCCGCGCTTGATCGCCGACCTCTACGTCGGTGACCTGGGCCTGGAGCGACCGGTGCCGGCCGGCGAGTTCCTGCGTGACGAAGCCGCCCGGCTGGACCCCCCGGCGATCCTCGGCGAAGGCGACGAGACCGACATGGCCGGCGGGAACCTGACCGTGGAGTTCGCCGAGCTGGCGATGTGGTCGGGGTTCCAGGTCAGCCGCGCTCCGGCCCGCTGGGTGCTGCTCGCGGCGGGGGTCCTGCTCCTGGTCGGGCTGGTACCATCCCTCTACAGTTACCGACGCCGGGTGTGGGTGGAGGCCGAGGAGGTCGACGGCACGACCCGGGTCACGGTCGGTGGGGTGGCGCTGCAGCGCAAGCCCGCGTTCGCCGAGGAGTTCGCCGGCCTGGCCGACGAACTCGACGAGCAGCTCCCGGGAGGCAAGGCTCGCTGATGGTCGACACCGCTCTGGCCGAGACGTCCACCACGCTCTTCCACGTCGCGTTCCTCACCTACATCGCGGCGATGGTGGGCTACTTCTTCCGCCTCGCCTTCGCCACGGTCCCCACCGACGGCGCGAGGGCGGCGGGGCCGGCCGCCCGTGTCGGCCAGCTGGCCACGGGGCTGGCGGTGGCCGGCGTCGCCACCCACGCGGGCAGCATCGTGACCCGCGGCCTCGCCGTGTCGCGGTGGCCGCTGGGCAACATGTACGAGTACTCCTCGGCGATGGCCCTGACAGCCATCGTCGTGGGCCTGGTCGTCGTGCAGCGGCGCATGGGCTACGGCCAGGTGATGGGCTTCGTCCTGGCCGCGGGCGTCTTGATGATGGCCTCCGGGCTGCTGCTGTACGTGGACGCCAGCCCGGTGATGCCGGCCCTGCAGAGCTACTGGCTGAACATCCACGTGTCCTCGATGATGGCCTCCGCGTCGGTGTTCATGGTCGGGTTCGCCGTGGTGGCGCTGTACCTGGTCAAGGACACCGCCGAGCGCCGCGTGGCGCGGATGGGCACCATCGACGCCGGCTCGGTGGGCGCCGCCAAGGTCGCCCCGCCCGAGGAGGGGCGGCCCGAGGGCTACGAGGCCGACGGCGGCCTGGCGGGTCGCGAGTCCTCGCCGCTGGCGCAGCGCGACGCGCTGTCGCCGGTGCCCTTCCCCGTCGTGCCCTTCCTGGTCGTCGGCATCTTCACCCTGGTCGTGTGGCGGTCGCCGGCGGCGGCGCTGATCGCCGCGAGCGTCGCCGCGCTGCTCGGCACGGCCGCGTGGTACGCCGTGCCGGCCCTGCCCTCGTCGGCCCGCCTGGACAACCTCGGCTATCGCATCATCGCGTTCGGGTTCCCGATCTTCACCTTCGGGGTGATCGCCGGTGCCATCTGGGCGGAGGAGGCCTGGGGACGGTACTGGGGATGGGACCCGAAGGAGACCGGGTCGTTCTTCACCTGGACGCTCTACGCCGCGTACCTGCACGCCCGCTCCACCGCCGGTTGGCGCGGCCGCCGGG encodes:
- the ccsB gene encoding c-type cytochrome biogenesis protein CcsB; the encoded protein is MVDTALAETSTTLFHVAFLTYIAAMVGYFFRLAFATVPTDGARAAGPAARVGQLATGLAVAGVATHAGSIVTRGLAVSRWPLGNMYEYSSAMALTAIVVGLVVVQRRMGYGQVMGFVLAAGVLMMASGLLLYVDASPVMPALQSYWLNIHVSSMMASASVFMVGFAVVALYLVKDTAERRVARMGTIDAGSVGAAKVAPPEEGRPEGYEADGGLAGRESSPLAQRDALSPVPFPVVPFLVVGIFTLVVWRSPAAALIAASVAALLGTAAWYAVPALPSSARLDNLGYRIIAFGFPIFTFGVIAGAIWAEEAWGRYWGWDPKETGSFFTWTLYAAYLHARSTAGWRGRRAAWVAMVAFLALMVTYYAVNLWVVGLHSYAGL